Part of the Caulifigura coniformis genome, CTCCGCGGCTTCCGGAGCGTCCTCGTCGTCCTCAGTGCCCACGCCCGCATCTCGCAGCATCTTCGACGTCTCAATGCTCTTCTTCACGCCGTTGTCGAGCACGAACTCGAGAATCGGAGTCCAGCGCAGGTCGATCTCGTCGGCAATCCGGGACTGCAGGAAACCTCGCGCCGATTGCAGCCCGCGCAGGACGAGGAACCCTTCCCGTTCTTCGCCCATGACCGACACGTAGACCTTCGCCGATCGCAGGTCCGGAGGGACCTCGACGTTCAGTACGGTCACTTTCTTGACGCGCGGATCGCGCAACTCGGTCAGGATCGCCGTGGAGACGACCTGCCGGATGGCCTGCGCGACTTTTGCGGTGCGACGGTGGGACATGGCTGCGGAAGACGGATTCAGGAATGGGTTTCAGGCCCGGCCCCTGTCTCCGCCTCCTGGTTTCTCCTTAGGAATCAAACGACCGCTTGCGCTCTTCAATCTTGAACGCCTCGAGAAGGTCGCCCTCCTTGATGTCGTTGAAGCCATCCAGGCGGATACCGCATTCCAGGCCGTCCCGCACGTCGCGCACATCGTCCTTCTCGCGCTTGAGCGAGGCGATGCCGTAATCGTTCAGGATCTTCTGGTCGCGGATCACATGCACGCGATTGGATCGCTCGATGGTTCCATTCAACACGCGACAGCCCGCGATCGTTCCCAGACGGCTGATCGGGAACGTCCGCAGCACCAGCGCGCGCCCGGTGGCCACTTCCACACGTTCCGGCTTCAGCAGCCCCTCGAGGGCGCCGCGAATGTCGTCCGTCACGTTGTAGATGATGTTGTAACGCCGGATCTCCACTTCCTCCTGTTCGGCCAGCGACTGGGCGCGGTCTTCAGGAACAACGTGGAACGCGATGATGATCGCCCCGGCGGAGGATGCCAGGTACACATCGCTTTCGTTCACGCCGCCGACGGCTTCGTGAATGATC contains:
- the rbfA gene encoding 30S ribosome-binding factor RbfA, whose protein sequence is MSHRRTAKVAQAIRQVVSTAILTELRDPRVKKVTVLNVEVPPDLRSAKVYVSVMGEEREGFLVLRGLQSARGFLQSRIADEIDLRWTPILEFVLDNGVKKSIETSKMLRDAGVGTEDDEDAPEAAEADGEDVPESEDDSG